In a single window of the Limisphaerales bacterium genome:
- a CDS encoding DNA repair ATPase — translation MAEPPDSGDSGTPAEGASTALEGGAYDLIKQRLTDQAKVLRERLGTLDEQRAEVFGTRKLELKKMDRVSTQLNCEPRDMIQLGHNRFLFGFNVNLGLKQGQLSDVFSVFEYDAEAQTFHEGDLTLLQDEHFKESFSRLFKIDQSATFHRFAIIGVHLYMVFRTGKMVDDVTVFKWLYKDGELVYEDDRSAPDYLRQGFPGQYNFQWKTPASSAVRHGDNPHVSIEDRVFVECVGGDLTIKVEDNTATGEGIYAEEVVDANQKVGDAEIQYAIQGSLILLKMTPYREKQTRYFIFNEKLQAVHRVDTLGQSCVMLPEEHGLIFPDGYYLQTGELKRYEGELGEMVLERTVSSPNGEDFLYVFFNRMTGLYALMPYRLIEQEVTERITCHGFSLFPNGDLVSFRAEEEAIKHHTIQLRQTPFYQPGFEPESGNRESFLYQVGNKSVVRAMAECNEVLILIQKESPYADLYADVARRCESIPNSYAWLTSGDGGSVVEILKEIGSSAEKAIAEFDKVRRLRLDAKEKADEIQKRAKTLFNQVLRADFRSVDDFVANLGGLRRMRGEIITLKDEVRFINTAAMDSLEAEVKEQVETLSQSCVQFLLQPEALDPYRERADEQRSQVEGVTKMAEAKELNAEITQAGEDLEMLIDIVRSLQIDDTTEQTRIIESITAIYQVVNQVKEALKNKSRTLMSAEGAAQFNAQILLLSQTAVNYLDMSDSPEKCDGYFNNVINQLEDLGGDFADFPEYIEQLDEKRGELEAAFEQKRLQLEEARNRKATALVSSAERMLKSVEHKLGTFDDVNDINGYMAADRMIDSIRERVKELTELEKAGEAEGIQSQLKSIHEEAVRQLKDKKELYVDGQNVIQFGKHKFAVNTQPLDLTIVRRGDEQNLHLTGTQYFDPIEDEAFLATREVWEQQVISEDREIYRAEYLAYLLWQKLEHESGERLAEVAAMKAADRLKLVQDFMGDRYAEAYTKGIHDQDAAKILAALLNTHAALQLARYHPRVRACGAVYWHHFCPEDTRKLWAAKLEGFAKRNELFPGDPTQREYIVALQELVAGFVTDTVLFPEEDAAPAGEYLFYEITNGKDWAVSQEADQLLTEFERHLVKKGSEAEFDKAQKPLKANPHSHYQLVRDWVRGFLLTRNGENKYLEEVAALIFCGHHHKQAVVKAATAQAITGLQGAHDAVQEGSYDFDYLVFQEKLGRFARESVPRFEQYQELKQKLIEDEKEVLRLHEFEPRVLSSFVRNQLVDTVYLPIVGDNLAKQIGVTGEGKRTDLMGLLLLISPPGYGKTTLMEYLANRMGLIFMKINGPALGHEVGSLDPEDAPNAGARAEVNKLNLALEMGDNVMIYLDDIQHCNPEFLQKFISLCDAQRKIEGVWRGQPKTYDMRGRRVVVVMAGNPYTESGEKFRIPDMLANRADTYNLGDDMKGREEAFNGSYIENAITSNPVLQPLAKAAQKDIQAFIRMAETGQREGIELQGSYSANETEELLNVLKKLTVLRDVVLKVNQLYIESAGQADEFRTEPAFKMQGSYRNMNRLAEKVLAIMNDQELMDLVLDHYKGESQTLTTGAEANFLKFKQLIGVMTEDEEARWEDIKKTYGRNQFLQGGDQGDPVSRVVSQLSLFTGGLDAIQGTLKEELSKPRTTQLDLGGMNESLDALRDTISQHLSGQQTAAPTPTEGTVPSDATNENLTALRGAFEKYLEQSSTAAAATQESQSALADRQMALAEFIEQSNVTLADTIRDSQSQTQANQMQAALSKIGVLFANYQERHRELRERLDAAQPTEVVVDVSQDMVQDSDALIQQLLAQLQEAQQQEPPADSKGG, via the coding sequence ATGGCGGAACCTCCTGACAGTGGCGACAGTGGCACCCCCGCGGAAGGCGCATCAACCGCGCTGGAAGGCGGCGCGTACGATCTCATCAAGCAACGCCTGACTGATCAGGCCAAGGTGTTGCGCGAGCGATTGGGCACGCTCGACGAGCAACGCGCGGAAGTCTTTGGCACGCGCAAGCTGGAGTTGAAGAAAATGGATCGCGTGTCCACGCAGCTCAATTGCGAGCCGCGCGATATGATTCAGCTCGGCCACAATCGGTTCCTGTTTGGTTTCAATGTGAACCTCGGCCTCAAGCAAGGGCAGTTGAGCGATGTGTTCAGCGTATTTGAATATGACGCCGAGGCGCAGACGTTTCACGAGGGCGATCTCACGTTGTTGCAGGACGAACATTTCAAAGAATCGTTCTCGCGTCTTTTCAAAATTGATCAATCCGCCACGTTCCACCGGTTCGCCATAATTGGGGTTCACCTTTACATGGTGTTTCGCACCGGCAAAATGGTGGATGATGTGACGGTGTTCAAGTGGCTCTACAAAGATGGCGAGCTGGTTTACGAGGATGACCGCAGCGCGCCGGACTATCTTCGCCAAGGCTTTCCCGGCCAGTATAATTTTCAGTGGAAAACTCCGGCGAGTAGTGCGGTTCGGCACGGAGACAACCCGCACGTATCCATCGAGGACCGCGTGTTTGTGGAATGCGTGGGCGGCGATCTCACGATCAAAGTGGAGGACAACACCGCCACCGGCGAAGGTATCTACGCCGAGGAGGTAGTGGACGCGAATCAAAAAGTGGGCGATGCCGAAATTCAATACGCCATCCAAGGCTCGTTGATTTTGCTGAAGATGACGCCCTATCGCGAAAAGCAAACGCGCTATTTTATTTTCAACGAAAAACTTCAAGCCGTGCATCGCGTGGATACGCTGGGGCAATCGTGCGTAATGTTGCCCGAAGAGCATGGCTTAATTTTCCCCGACGGCTACTACTTGCAAACCGGCGAGCTGAAACGCTACGAGGGTGAGCTGGGAGAGATGGTGCTCGAACGCACGGTGTCATCACCCAACGGCGAGGATTTTTTGTATGTTTTTTTCAACCGAATGACCGGTCTCTACGCGCTGATGCCTTATCGGCTCATCGAACAGGAGGTCACCGAGCGCATCACGTGCCACGGGTTCTCACTGTTCCCCAATGGCGACCTCGTGAGCTTCCGCGCCGAGGAAGAGGCCATCAAACATCACACGATTCAACTGCGCCAAACGCCATTTTATCAACCCGGTTTCGAACCGGAAAGCGGCAACCGCGAATCGTTCCTGTACCAAGTGGGCAACAAATCCGTAGTACGCGCGATGGCCGAGTGCAATGAGGTGCTCATTCTCATCCAAAAAGAATCGCCCTATGCCGATCTCTACGCCGATGTGGCGCGCCGTTGTGAAAGTATCCCCAATTCATACGCGTGGCTGACCTCCGGCGATGGCGGCAGCGTAGTGGAAATTCTAAAAGAGATCGGCAGCTCCGCTGAGAAGGCCATCGCCGAGTTTGACAAAGTGCGACGCCTCCGCCTCGACGCCAAAGAAAAGGCCGATGAAATCCAAAAGCGCGCCAAGACGTTGTTCAATCAAGTCCTCCGCGCGGATTTCCGGTCGGTCGATGATTTCGTGGCCAACCTCGGCGGACTGCGCCGAATGCGCGGGGAAATCATCACGCTCAAAGACGAGGTGCGCTTCATCAACACCGCTGCGATGGACTCCCTAGAAGCGGAGGTGAAGGAGCAAGTGGAAACGCTTTCGCAATCGTGCGTCCAATTTCTGCTGCAACCCGAGGCGCTGGATCCCTATCGCGAACGCGCTGACGAACAGCGTAGCCAAGTCGAGGGCGTCACCAAAATGGCCGAGGCCAAAGAGTTGAATGCGGAAATCACTCAGGCGGGTGAAGACCTCGAAATGCTCATCGACATCGTGCGCAGTTTGCAAATCGATGACACGACCGAGCAGACTCGCATCATCGAATCCATCACCGCAATTTATCAGGTGGTGAATCAGGTGAAAGAAGCGCTCAAAAACAAATCTCGCACGCTGATGAGCGCCGAGGGTGCCGCGCAGTTTAATGCCCAGATTTTATTGCTTAGCCAAACGGCGGTAAATTATCTGGATATGTCCGACTCGCCGGAAAAATGCGACGGATATTTTAATAACGTCATCAATCAGCTCGAGGATTTAGGCGGCGACTTCGCGGATTTTCCGGAGTACATCGAGCAACTTGACGAAAAACGCGGCGAACTCGAAGCCGCCTTTGAGCAAAAACGGCTGCAACTCGAAGAAGCCCGCAACCGCAAAGCCACCGCGCTGGTGTCTTCCGCCGAACGCATGCTCAAGAGCGTGGAGCACAAACTCGGCACCTTCGACGACGTCAACGACATCAACGGCTACATGGCGGCCGATCGGATGATCGATTCCATCCGCGAACGCGTGAAGGAACTCACCGAACTTGAAAAAGCCGGCGAAGCGGAGGGCATCCAGTCCCAGCTCAAATCCATCCACGAGGAAGCCGTTCGCCAGCTCAAAGACAAAAAAGAACTCTACGTCGACGGCCAAAACGTTATCCAGTTCGGCAAACACAAATTCGCCGTAAACACCCAACCGCTGGACCTCACCATCGTGCGCCGGGGCGACGAGCAGAATTTGCACCTCACCGGCACCCAGTATTTCGACCCCATCGAGGACGAGGCTTTCCTCGCCACGCGCGAAGTGTGGGAGCAACAGGTTATCAGCGAAGACCGCGAAATTTACCGCGCCGAATATCTCGCCTATTTGCTTTGGCAGAAACTCGAGCACGAAAGCGGCGAACGTCTCGCCGAAGTCGCCGCGATGAAGGCCGCCGACCGCCTCAAACTCGTGCAGGATTTCATGGGCGACCGCTACGCCGAGGCGTACACCAAAGGCATTCACGATCAGGACGCGGCCAAGATTCTCGCCGCGCTGCTCAACACCCACGCCGCCCTGCAGCTGGCGCGCTATCATCCCCGCGTACGGGCGTGCGGCGCGGTTTATTGGCATCACTTTTGTCCCGAGGACACGCGCAAACTTTGGGCCGCCAAACTCGAAGGCTTCGCCAAACGTAACGAGCTGTTCCCCGGCGATCCCACGCAGCGCGAATATATCGTGGCGCTGCAGGAATTGGTGGCGGGTTTTGTCACGGACACCGTTTTGTTCCCCGAAGAAGATGCCGCGCCCGCGGGCGAATATTTATTTTACGAAATTACGAATGGCAAAGATTGGGCCGTCAGTCAGGAAGCGGATCAATTGCTCACTGAATTTGAGCGGCATCTCGTCAAGAAAGGCAGCGAAGCCGAATTTGACAAAGCGCAGAAACCGCTCAAGGCCAATCCGCACAGTCATTATCAGCTCGTGCGCGATTGGGTGCGCGGCTTCCTGCTCACGCGCAACGGCGAAAATAAATATCTCGAGGAAGTCGCTGCGTTGATTTTCTGCGGCCATCATCACAAACAAGCCGTGGTGAAAGCTGCTACCGCTCAGGCCATCACCGGTCTGCAGGGCGCGCACGATGCGGTGCAGGAAGGTAGTTACGATTTTGATTATCTTGTGTTTCAGGAGAAGCTCGGCCGCTTCGCACGCGAAAGCGTGCCGCGTTTTGAGCAGTATCAGGAGTTGAAACAAAAACTCATCGAAGACGAAAAAGAAGTGTTGCGCCTGCACGAATTTGAGCCGCGCGTGCTGTCCTCCTTCGTGCGCAATCAATTGGTGGACACTGTATACCTGCCGATCGTGGGCGACAATCTTGCCAAGCAAATTGGCGTCACCGGCGAAGGCAAGCGCACGGATTTGATGGGCTTGCTGCTACTCATCTCTCCGCCCGGTTATGGCAAAACCACGTTGATGGAATATCTCGCCAATCGAATGGGCCTGATTTTTATGAAAATCAACGGGCCGGCGCTGGGCCACGAAGTGGGGTCGCTGGATCCCGAGGATGCCCCCAACGCCGGCGCGCGCGCGGAAGTCAATAAACTCAATCTCGCACTGGAGATGGGCGATAACGTGATGATTTACTTGGATGACATTCAGCACTGCAACCCGGAGTTTTTGCAGAAATTTATTTCGCTCTGTGACGCCCAGCGCAAAATCGAGGGTGTCTGGCGCGGTCAACCCAAAACCTACGATATGCGCGGTCGCCGCGTCGTCGTCGTGATGGCCGGCAACCCGTACACCGAGAGCGGCGAGAAATTCCGCATCCCCGATATGCTCGCCAACCGTGCTGACACATACAATCTCGGCGACGATATGAAGGGGCGCGAGGAAGCGTTCAACGGCAGCTACATTGAGAATGCCATCACCTCCAATCCCGTTTTGCAACCGCTCGCCAAGGCAGCACAAAAAGATATTCAAGCGTTTATTCGGATGGCCGAGACCGGCCAACGCGAGGGCATCGAGTTACAGGGAAGTTATTCCGCGAATGAAACCGAGGAATTACTCAACGTCCTCAAAAAACTCACCGTACTGCGCGATGTGGTTTTGAAAGTAAATCAGTTGTACATTGAGAGCGCCGGGCAAGCGGATGAATTCCGCACCGAACCGGCCTTCAAGATGCAGGGCTCCTATCGCAATATGAATCGCCTCGCCGAAAAGGTGTTGGCGATTATGAATGATCAGGAGCTGATGGATCTCGTGCTCGACCATTACAAAGGCGAAAGCCAAACACTCACCACTGGCGCAGAGGCAAACTTCCTGAAATTCAAGCAGCTCATCGGGGTGATGACCGAAGACGAGGAAGCGCGTTGGGAGGATATCAAAAAAACCTATGGCCGGAATCAATTCCTGCAGGGCGGCGACCAAGGCGATCCTGTCAGCCGCGTGGTCAGCCAGCTCTCACTCTTCACCGGTGGTCTTGATGCCATCCAAGGCACGCTAAAAGAAGAGCTTTCTAAACCCCGGACCACCCAGCTCGATCTGGGCGGGATGAACGAAAGCCTCGATGCCCTTCGTGATACGATTTCCCAGCACCTTTCCGGCCAGCAAACCGCCGCACCCACCCCCACCGAGGGCACAGTGCCGAGCGACGCAACCAACGAAAATCTCACCGCCTTGCGCGGCGCATTTGAGAAATATCTGGAGCAATCCAGCACCGCAGCCGCCGCCACACAGGAAAGCCAATCCGCCCTCGCCGACCGCCAAATGGCGTTGGCCGAATTCATTGAGCAAAGCAACGTCACGCTCGCTGATACCATCCGCGATTCACAATCCCAAACGCAGGCCAACCAAATGCAGGCGGCGCTGTCGAAGATTGGCGTGCTCTTCGCCAACTATCAGGAACGCCATCGCGAACTGCGTGAACGCCTCGACGCCGCTCAGCCCACTGAAGTGGTTGTCGATGTCAGCCAGGATATGGTGCAGGACAGTGACGCCCTCATCCAACAACTCCTCGCTCAATTGCAGGAAGCGCAGCAACAGGAACCGCCCGCAGATAGCAAAGGAGGGTAA